AGCATCCTCAACTGCACGGATACTATGCATTTAAAATGTCGGCCTATTTACTAGCCTTTACAAGTTCTGGGGTATCCCACAATGGCTGCTTTAGTAAAGCTTTGCTGACAGGTGCTTAAGACAAGTAGCCAAAAGTACTGGCTTTGTTGCTAGCCAAGAAAAATAGCCATTGCATCTCGTGGCAAGACTGTTCCTAGAGTGCCGTCTCCTGTCACCAGGGCCTGGGAAGCTCTGTTTCATGTGCTCTACACACCTGCGAGGGCTTGCAGCTGCCCTGCTTCAGCATGCAAAGCATGCCAATCCTTGTGCCCGGGTCTCTGGTCAAGGTGAAGATGCTCAAATCCAAATTTCCAGTTTTGGGATGGTCAGGGAGGAATTCTGCCATCTAACATTACTATTTTCAATTGACTTAAGATATTGAGCTAATTTAGATAAGCTGAAAACCAGGCCCATAATTTTTAAAGGGATGGAAAGACTGTGTGGAACTAGAGAGGCAAATTGTTggctcttgatttctttttttaatattattttttcttcaaatagtGTTCATGATTTTTGTCATTGATATGACTGAACCTGCAACCTGCGTACATGATCGTATAAGATTTTATGCTGGGCTTTCCCAGTACAGAGAtctaaaaagcaaagctgaatggAGGGTATGTTTGTAGCTGCTGTGGTGCTGTTGGAAGCAGAAATGCTGTGACAGTCGGTACAACTGAGTGCCCCTCTCCAAGAGAAGAGGCGAATAGGGAACCTGATGGTTGTGTGtgtgagaagaggaaaataggGAGCCTGATGGTTGTGCGTGTGTGTCTCCTTTCGTGCAGGCTGAACGGATCTTACGAATCTCTCTCTGGTGGCACCACCACTGAAGGCTTCGAGGACTTCACAGGTGGAATTGCAGAATGGTATGAGCTGCAGAAGGCACCACCCAACCTCTTCAAAATCATCCAGAAGGCACTTCAGAAAGGCTCTCTCCTTGGCTGCTCCATTGACGTGAGTTAGCGGGCTCGTTGCTGGATGCTCAGCTCTTGCTGTgcatgcaggcagctgggggaCGGATCTGCACCTCCCCAGGAGGTGCACAAAGGATGTTGGTCCCCTCTGCCTACGGTTCTCTGCTCTACCTTATGCCTGGAGAATTTGACCCAAGAGTGTGACACAGGCACATGCTCTTCTTGGAGGGTTATGTCTGAGAACAGGTTGAAATGTAGACTTCATTAGTTCATGTGTAAAAGCTCATTGCctcccttggttttttttttttcttcaagaccTAGAGCTTTTGCTGTTTCGTAGGTTCATGGTAACAAACCATACAGGGAATTCATTAGGGCTTCTGATCTACATCTTTGTTCTTAAGAAAGCCTGTAGCTTGGGTTGGTACAGGCTGAGTGGGTTTGGACAGAAAGCTGCTGGTAATGGCTAATGCAGTCAGATGCTCAGAGGTGGCAGCCTCCATCCTTGCTGTAGCCTGTTTGTCGCACAAATTGTACCAAAACGTTCCCAAAAAAATCTGGGCTCTGTTCTTGAAGCAGGGAGGCTCGGACTGTTGCCAGGCCTTTAAAAGGCTTTATCGGAAAATACATTGCCAAAAGCTGAACCTGCACCCAAAGGCAAAGAGGAGCTTTGGCCCTGCCTGCAAGGATTCAGCATCGCTTTTAGCCTCACTCAAATGAGTCTAAGTATGGTTATTGTGATAATCACCTTGCTTCCAAAGGAGATTACATCTTAGTTATGTCTAAAGGGAAGGTAAACTGTTTACAAGAACTTCGTTCATAATAGAAACTCAAGTGtttcctcccatttttttaagttaaattagAGTCACAGGAGAGGGAAGCTTCACAGCAGGAAAGGTACTTGGTTAATGTTAGCGTGCGACTTCACAGTACTTTTGAGGCCTGTTTTACTAGTTTGCATTTAGATAAGAATCTGGCATTGGTTTTTTGCCGCAGAATGACAGAAATCTCTTGTCGAGGGTGGGGGAGAGTAAATATATTCCTTTGTTGGTAAGTGCTGACTCTTTCTATATTGTAAACTAATTATTAGTGAGTTTAGCCTTTGAAAAATCCtgtaaaatcttttcttctcttctgtgagAGAAATAGGGACATGGAGGTTAAGCATTACATGGAGAGTACGCTGCGGGGTAGTAATAGGGCATGAATTGACAGCAGGACCTGCCTGCTTGATCCCATCCTCTTTTTAAGCTTCAGATATGCTTGTTTAAAGATCACACACTTTCTGAAATGGTGGGAAGGCGATGGCAAACACATATTTCATAGAGGTTTAAGCATCTTTAGAGCAAGGTGTTGAGCAGTCACTTTCTAGcaagaagtgatttttctctgcagtgtttATAGGCCAGACTGCCCGAGTATTGTAATGGCCACGAAAAAGTGGGAGGGTAATATGCGTTCAGGTATGAATGGCATCCGAAGTGCAGCCTTTTCCCTTGCTCCCCTGCATGGCAGGTCCTAGGGTGGGGGTGctagggaaaggaaggggaaccTCCCACCCCGCTGGGGAGCCAAAGGGAGTGTTTTGACCTCAAAGCAAAGCACTGGGGCTTGCTGGACTGTGGTGCGATTCCTGGTGACACCCGGGGAGCCTCAGGCCGGTCATTCTCTATGTTCCTCCTGGTCCCTTGAGAACATAGAGTCCATCATGTGTATCCCCCTTGTACAGCGTTTGGAGACACACGGGAGGGGATGCACCACACCAAGTGTTTTGGAGCCAGGAGGGAGCTTTGCTGTGGTGCAGGGCTTCTGGCGTGCACCCCGTGCCACGAGCATGAGCCCCGGGGGCTCCAGCACTGCCACGCgtgctgcctgcccctctccccgctCTGTCACGCAGATGCCTCTCGTTGCTTCTGTGCAGCAGCTgaaccacccctgcagccccccagtgAGACTAAAGCTCTGTTGGGGGGGAAGCTTTGCTCCGTCAGATCCCCTGCCGCATGGAAAGCCACACTCACTGAGCTTCTTTGCTCCTCCAGATCACCAGTGCGGCAGAGACGGAGGCAGTCACTTCCcagaagctggtgaagggacaCGCGTACTCGGTCACCGGAGCAGAGGAGGTAGGTGAGCTGCCCCAGAGGGGTGACGTGCAGCGGGCTTTGTGCGTGGCCCAGGCCATGGCAGCCCCAAATTCGTCTTCAATGTTGCAAATTGTCCAGTCTCACCCATTTTGCCGAATCAGGTTTTGAGTCCTTTCCTTCTGAAGAAGTACTGAAatagctgctgtgttttggataaaCAGAAACTTGACTTCTTGGGGTTTTgaccaaaaaaccccttttttttttttttttttttccccataagcaCTGCCATTTTCCAGTGAGCAGGATAGCAGGAAGCCCTGTGCAGAGGGCACACTACCCTCTGCTGGTGATGGGGCCCCTCAACACGTTTCTGTATAGCAGGCAGCACTGCACCTTAAATGCACAGCAAGATATGCGAGAGACGTgtgccaagcaaaaaaaaaaaaaaaaaattattgtccCTGAAATGCCTGCCGAACAGCACCTTTTGGCAGGGCATGGTGTTCGAATGCAAGGTCCAGGAGTAGAGAACTGGCAAAGGTAAGACAGGTGAAAACAAAGGAAGCAGATCATGGCGTCCTTCCAGGTGTGTGATGAATTTTCGGTCACTTCACTGataattatttctgaaacttCAGAGTGAGTTGTAGAAAGCTGCTGACGTGCTGCAGTGAGGTGAACGCTGATAACGGGCAGGTTTATGTGCTTGTATTTGGTCCTCCTCTCGCAGCAAAAGCAGTGAAGAGGGAGTTTGACCTTAATTCACAAACAGGCATGATTTAGCCAggcttttcttttgaagataTGTGCAGGCTTTGTAAGGATAGTTCATCTTCGGCACTGGAGCATAATTTCTGGACTCTGTGCTGCTGATGCTCTGTGCAGTTTTCTTGGCTTCGGGCTCTAGAGGTGCGCCAACTCCTTCCTCAAATTAGTGCCATGTGTTCCCCATAAATACTGGGTGTTCCCGTTGAAACTCATACAGCTTTGCTTGGCCTGGACTCTCTGCACACAGAGATCAGCAGATAACAAGCCAGGGCCTCGGGGCAGTGCAAGGAGGTGCTGTCGTGGCAGGGCTGACCCCACTGCGCCGTGGGGCATTTGTGTGGTCAAAGGGGTTGTGGGCAGACTGAGTATCCCATCTGTTGTAATAGGTGCAGTTCGGAATATATATAGTGAGGGGAAGAAGGTATTTGAGTGTGAAAGGGCAATTTATACATAGATGACAGCTTTAGAGAAATATGCCCTTGCACCTGCTTTTTGGCAGTCCTGTAGCAGCTTTACATTCCCTTTGCTTGAAATCCTATCagaggtaactttttttttagcagcaCAAAACAGACATTCTGCTTATCGTGAACTTTGATTGCACAAAAACCTTCTCTGGACAAGCTTGGGTGCGTGGGGCTCATTCAAAATCAGTTTGACTTCGTGTCTTTTGGACCGGATGAGCACGTGTTTGTGTATATACACTTTAGCATTTGTGTGGCACTGAGATACTTACTCTGTCATGTCCTTTAATTTCCATAGAAAAGGTGGAAGGGAGCGCAGTGCTGAGTCCCTGGGTAACTCTCCATACGCTTCTGATCCCATCAGGTGAACTTCCGAGGAACAGTGCAGAAGCTGATCAGAATCCGAAATCCCTGGGGGGAAGTGGAGTGGACTGGGAAGTGGAATGACAAGTGAGTCAATGGCTTGCATGTTGCCCGTAGGCTTCTACGGCAGGGGTATGATCGTGTTTCTGCTGTCGCCTGTCTTCTCTCTACCTCAGATTCCTCTCGCTTTGAGCTGTTTAAAAGAAGCATCCCAGCACTGTCATTTCTCATGTAGGCGTCACAGCATGCGGTGCCCTTCATACAAACCCCTGCCTTCGTGTAGGGTGCAGTGCTTTGGTTGGTGGTTCCTACAAGCCTCTCTGTAGTTTCTCCTTCTTTAACAGCCCAGGTTCAGTGGTGAGTTTCTGAAAACTTACTTTCTAAAAGggctttaaaaatccatttctgttGTTAGCAATGAAAGCTGGAGTTTACTCACTTCTGTGGCTGGGCAGTATTTATTCTGggtctttttctaaaataaagcTCCGTCTCAGTCAAGGCATTAGCACTTCCtgcaaataaaactgtttctgatCCTTACCATGGATATTTAAGAAGTGAGGTATCGAATATCCCAGGTCCCTGTATTTTAATTCTGCTATGGTTTGAGAGCCCTGGAGCTGCTATCAGCTAGATACTGTGGAGTACTGCAATTGCGCGGAGCTGTAAGAAAGTGAAATCATTGTGCCAAAACAGCTACATTAGGGTTTAACCTTTACTGTACCCTGTAGTTGATGTGGGGTTGTCTTTCAGCTGCCCAAACTGGAGTGGCGTTGACCCTGAGGTGCGGGAGCGGCTGACGAGGAGGCATGAAGATGGGGAATTTTGGCAAGTACCACTGGGTTTCCGTTCAGGCTGAAGGGAAtgtcttctcctctgcttttttcaCACAAAGTAACCTCTTCCAGTACACTCTCCAAGATGAGTGAGCAAATTCACCCCAAATCCTAGTGCTAAacggcagctggagagagggaggataGACAAGGTGGTTGTATAGAAAACCTGTCCGTTCTAAGGAGACGTTGTCTGTGGCATTGCCTCCCACAGGATGGCGTTCAATGACTTCTTGAGACATTACTCCCGCCTGGAGATCTGCAACCTGACTCCAGACACGCTGGCAAGTGACAGGTACAAGAAGTGGAGCCTGCTGAAGCTGGATGGGAACTGGAGGCGAGGAGCCACTGCAGGGGGCTGCAGGAATTACCCAAGTAAGAGAAACTGGAGAACCCCTTTACTCGTCCACTTTTACTTTCTCTGCGAGCTTCTGGGAGCTGGTGTGGAGTGGCCTATGGAGGAGGATGCACCTGGGATATCCAGGACGGATGTCCAAAAAGTGCAAGTGTTTGGGAAATGTGGCTCCCTGATGAGGATCTAGTTGTGGTTGTAAAGGCTGGGGGGAGTGTTAACTTTTCCTTCTCACAGCTGATTTTGGAAGTCAGAGACGCATCTGTCCTAGCTGACATGTATGTATCAGCATGGCTGCTTTCAAAGAAGCCTCTGAGCAGTTTGCATAAATCCAATTCCCAGACACTTTCTGGACGAATCCACAGTATTTAAtcaagctggaggaagaagatgaGGATCCTGATGATCCTGAGAGGGGCTGCACTTTCCTCATTGGCCTGATTCAGAAGCACCGGCGGAAGCAGAGGAAGATGGGAGAGGACATGCACACCATCGGCTTTGCGATTTATGAGGCAAGTAAGGCAGTACAGGTGcgtgggaggaaaaggaaaactcaCACACCCTATAAATGGGGTACTGCAGTTCTCAGACTGGGCTTTCTATCAAAACTCAGCCGGGTTGAGTCAGATACcagctgcagcaaggaaaattcCACTTAGATGTTTAGAAAATTATCTTTCACAAAAACAGTGGTCAAGCACAGGGACAGGTACCCATAGAGGTGATGGAGTCTGttcctggagatattcaaacctAGGCTGGAGAAGGTCCTGAGCAACATCACTAACTTTGATATTGGCCTTGCTTTGAGTAGGGGGCTGAACCGGATGACTTAcagaggccccttcccacctATAATATTCTGTGCTTCtaaatggagaagcagaaaaactatttaaaataacaGTGCAGAAATCCAGTCTGACCTTCACGTGTCAGGCTGTggtgaaaagcagcagaatgagAGCAGCCGTGGTAGGGACGTCATGCTAGCTGGGACACCTGTGTGAGCTTGGGGAGCGTGAACCCAGCAGCAGAACCAGCCAAAACACCTGTAAAACTTGTTCTGCTGAATAAAGGGTCAGAGACGTGTCTATGGTAACTCCTTAAGTAGGACATTTTGTTCAGAGCTGCAAAGCAGCGATGGTTAACTGGCAGTGAAAATAGGAATAATGGTCTTGCCTGTGGGTTGCTCTGTAACCATAGGCAATATGTGCAACTGCTTGCTTTCTCAATATCCCAGCTTTGGAAAAGCTTGTCAAAGAATCTTGTCCCTGTAGGCAAATAAGGTTTAAAGCAAAGCTGGTCCCCTGAACctgtaatgaaacagaaaactgcGTTATTGTcttgctcagcccctgcctcctctcctGGTGGTGGGAGAGGTCAGAGGGGTGGGAGGGTGAAAGAGAAGTTGGAAAGACATAGTAGAGAAATTGAGTCTGCAAAAAATACCACAGTGGGCTGCAGGGTAGAGGGTCAGCTGGAAACCATGACCAGCCTGGCTGTGTCTGTGCcaggctgtgcctgtgctgctgggggtgaGCCCCACCTGCCTCCAGGATGGAGCTGGGACCTGAGCCAGCGGTCAGCGTTGGGTGACGTGGGCTCAGCGCTCACCTTCCCCCTTGAGCTGACTCTATTTTTTCCAAGAGTGTGGATGTACCTGCTAAccagcagtgaaaagaaatagcCCTGGAGCTGCCATTCAACAGGCAAATaactctctccttttctccttgcaGGTGCCCCCAGAGGTATGTAGCATGTATTGGTGGTCAAGGTGCAGAGTTGGGGCTGAATGGCTTGTGGGAAGAAATGGTTCAGAGGATCCTCCTTCACTGCAGGACAATATTGACTGTGCAGAGTCTAAAGTTAGAGGCCATTTATTCTGGAAGGGGCCTTGAGCCTGTGCTGCATTTCCAGAGCGTCTTGGGTTGGGATAAGAGCTCTCTGTACTGCAGAAACTCATCAAAGCTGCTCTTCCATGGGTCTTCTCCCAGCCCAGACCCACACCTGTTCCCCCAGAGCACAGGTTTCTCAGGTTTGCACAGAGTTCGTGTTTGACACACAACTAATATTCCAAGgaggtatttattttcattcccctAAGCACTGTATTGGTTTCTCTCTGTTTCTACCTGCAGGTAGCTAATAGCATGCCCTGGGGACCAGAGAGGGGTGTGCAACACAGCGATGTGTTGCCTATGCAATACAAGGCAGGGCTGCAGATGCCTCTGAGCTGTTGCTCCTCAGAGGAACGACTGAGGTTGAGCAAAATGCCGGGGTAGCTTCATTACGAGGCTTGCTGTACCTGCGAGGGGGCATGCAAAGCAGCCGGGGCACCTCACGGCTCCCGAGGCTACGCTCAAACCAGCTGCTGCTATGTAAAGCTTGGTTTCATCAGGAAGGAAATAGTGCTGCCAGTTAATTAAATTCCTTATGTACCTTTCGAGTGCTTTAGCAGTACTCTGTTAGCTGCTCTGCTCTCACCCTAGTGGTCCAAAAATCTGATTTCCATAAAAAAGAGACTCTAGCTACAGTCCTGTGACTTTTCTTTCCCCCATGGCAGCAGGTCTGGCAGGTTTTGCATTCTTAAAAATCTaggaggatgggaagggggagCTTTCTGAACCATGCATGTTGCTGATGTTTGCTTCTAGAGCTGAGCTAGCCCATCTGTAAGACCCTGCGCAGATGTTACACACCAACTATGCTTTTATAATGCgtaatgtttattttattcttggaGGCCTCCATAAGTGGGCTCGCTGCTTTAAGGCAGCCTGACCTcagaggcagagctgagctgcagtaCCCTGGTGGCACCAGCTCTGGAGACCAGAGGGCCATCGGTCGTAAGCCATCAcgctttaaagaaaaatagttggTGGAAGAATTTGCCAAAAGTCACACACCCACCATCATGTGCAAAACATAAGCATGAGCCAAATGATTTCTTGAGATGATCTGTTTGCACCCACAGCTCAGGAGTACTGTGGTGGGATGCACCCAgcccctttctcttctttctttcagttctgtTGAATGGACATCTCTTCCGCCCCACCTCCCATAACTAATTGTTATatctattatatttttaatttgtaaatgcaaatgcatgcaaacttttgggtttttttccttctttctttgcttttcataagTTTTCTGGCCAGACAAACATTCATCTGAGCAAAAACTTTTTCCTGAccaacaaagcaagagaaaaatcaaacaccTTCATCAACCTCCGAGAAGTGCTGAACCGGTTCAAGCTCCCTGCAGGAGAATATATCGTCGTGCCCTCGACCTTTGAACCCAACAAGAACGGGGATTTCTGTCTGCGagtcttctctgaaaaaaatgcaaactccaCGTACGTAGCTTTTTTGTAACCATGTGAGAGAGGTATGGGCGCACGGGCGATCTCTGGCCCCTCTCGTAGGCGTGGAAGGagggagcagcccagagctggggTATGTCGGCTTCCCGCAGGGAGTGGGAAGGGGGATGTGCAACCGCCCTGCACGGATGGGGTCGTGGCAGTTCTTGTTTGTCCCCAGTTTCCCCATGTGCAACTGAGGAAAGTTTGAGTAAACTTAGCAGGAAGGAATGGTGGAATAATAATAGTAGTACAGTATAATATAAcaagttgttgttgttactaGCCCTAGCCAGGCAGATATTTTTAGTTATTGGGCTGTAGGCAGCTGGGTGCCACAGCACAGGTGGGTCTGTGGAGAGGAGAAAGCCCCAGAGAGCGGCAGGCTGGGCAGGCTGATCGCAACAAATGATCTCACACCTTTGAGATcaggctggaaaaaaattcaagatacTTGCTGAACCAAATGATATCTTTGATAAAATTAAAATGGGTTTTACTGGAACTGGCTTAAACTGCACCATTAGCTGTGAAGCCATGAAAAAATTTAGACGTATCGCATTTTAAAGAGCAGCTGGGCTAAGGCCTTGGGAAGGGGTGTGGGATCTTTCATATTGAGTTCCCTAatttcaaagcaagcaaaaaccTTTCTACTATTCTGCAGTCTCTTGTTGCGTGTTTCTGTAGCGGTGAGAAAACTGGGACGTCAGTTGTGTGAAAGCACATTCAGCTTTTGATGGGCCCTTAGCAGTGCTTATGCACCGTCCATAGGTGTGATGCTCCCACAGCAGCTGGGGGACATCATGAAACACTTCTCTTCCCACTCTGTCATGTCCGAATGACTTTAAGTCTCTCACTTTTGctgttttgaaggagaaaaagaaaaaaaattactagataGAAGTTTGATTTGCACCCGAGAGCCTGGTCCCGGGCTGAGGTCTGTAGGCAGTGGCACTAAGTGACCCAAAGGGTTATGGCTGACCCAAAATCCTGTCTGTGACTCTGCAGGATGTTGCACAGTTTGTAACGTGTTTTGAAGCTCTTGTTGCCATAGCTGGCAAAATACTGCTTTCACTGGTGGTATGCAGTGTCTGTGGCTGATTTAATCCAGTAACCTCTGAGCTTTGAACATTCATTGTTATTCCCATAATTTAAAGAATACCTCTTGAACTGAAACTTGAAGCAAGGGCATCAGAGAAGtgtgacttgttttgtttttaatattgatttcttTATCTTTCTAGGGTTATAGATGATGAAATTGAGGCCAATTTTGAAGAGGTATATCTTATctcaatttaaaacatttaagttaATTTTGTCGTAAATAAGTGGGGTTGGAGTGCCTGTTCCCTGTGCTGGGCAGCATTTTTCTATAGGCGTTGTCAAGAAGTGTTGTCCCACTTTGGAAACAGAGCTTTCAATATCCATAGTTGAATGTCCAGCACATGGAAACATCATAAGCAGTAATGGAAACACGTGTTGCCCCTTACCCAGAGTGGTGAGCTTGGGCTTGCCAGGTAGAGGAGATCAGGTACTCTCTGCAGAGGTGACTGGAGCCATGGGAAATTCCTCGTGCTCCCCAAGAATCCGGGAGTGCAGCCCTTTAGCCATAGGGGTGTTTTTGCATGTGATGTTTCCATGAGTAAGAAGTGGCTCACCATATGTTTAGTCTTGCTGGAGCTGGGGATGTTTCGCCTACTAATGCATCTACCACTCTGTGTGggggtttttcttccctgcccccagGATGAGAACTACTTTtcgcttgcttttcttttaatgaagacaGCTAGTCCAAcagtagtagcagcagcagcagcaacagtgaaGTTCTGAATATTTGgtagtgattttttaaataaaataaagaattttaaattttttttttttgtcaaagccATTGCAAAAGTTCTTAATTCCTGCAGTGTTTGCAACACCAGCATTTTGAGGCGtccctgaaaataaaactgattaaaatcaaagtaaaagcacaaagtaaaaaacaaaaaaattgtgttttactAGGGGCAAGGAAATACATGAAGTCCTTCTCAGGCAGGAAAGTTCCTCCTTTCCATATTCTCCATTTCTCTGTTCTAGACCGAGATCAGTGAAGACGACATTGAACCcagctttaaaaagctttttggacAGCTAGCAGGAAGtgtgagtattttttttttttttttttttttaaggacttaCCCACTCACCCATGTTACCAGTAAGAGAGATGCCTCCCCCAGGATGGAGTTTAATTCCTGTGCTGAGTCAGATCTCAAGCATGTGCATAATTGTGCATGCAAAAATCTGTGTAGTTACCCGTCTGCTTACACAGCAGATTTGTGAGCGCTCCTGGCAAATAATCTCTGCTCTCTTTGAACTGCAGGCTCGACTTTTATTTCTGCAGGTGCCTAATTCTGTCCTTCGGGCAGAGCATTTGGTGCAGGCGCATGGGTCCTTCCAGGAGCTGAtgagggctgggctgtgccttCTCCCCAGGCTGCTCTCGCTTGCCCAAGGGCTCAGGCAGACCCCACAGCCCGGTGTGCTAATGCCTGGGAATTGGTGGTGCTCCTGGGTGGTGGGGAGAGCTTACCACTTGCGTTTCCATCCAAGAGAAGCTTGAACTCCAAGGGATGTTTGAACTTGTCCAACTCGCCCAAAGGAGTTGGAGGCTGCTTATGAGATGGTGTCTGCAGCTCACAGGGAAgaactcattttcctcttttctgcaggATGCAGAGATCTCCGCCTTCGAACTGCGCAACATCTTGAATAAAGTCATAGCTAAACGTAAGTACCTTCCTGCAACTGCGTCTTCCGTTGGCCACCAGCAGGTTTCCAGCGTGGCCGTGAGAGCACAGAGCGCAGCACTGACCTGGGCAGAGTCAAACCCCTGGGCTCTGCCCCAGACCTGCGGCGTGGTTCTCCGTATGGCCACAGCCACATGCTATCTCTGCTCCTTCAGGGGGCTGTGGAAACGCCGGGGCTGTGTCTGCACTGAAGGTGTGTTTCACAGAACGTGTGCCTTTTATCCCAGCATCTGCTACTGCTAATTGGCTGCCAGGAAAATGGATGAATTTGATTAATACTTTATAATAATCAAGATAAGGTATTGCTGCTACTTGGGTATTGAACCGCTCAGGACTCAAACAGTAGCCCAGCCAGTGGTCTGGGGTgtccctgaggaggaggagaaacttTGAAACTCTGGGCTTCTTTTTCTGTGAAGTGATTCAGAGCTTGGCtctgcattattttcctttccactaAACAATGCTCAAGAAATAAGTGCTTGGAGAATAAGTgtctttttaatttccaaagtGAAATCTTAGCCAGGTAGCCAGGACTGTGTTGTATGTCTTTGTGCACCAGGTAGTTAGCAATGGTGTATTGCTGGTACCAAGCTTGATTTGATGTTCTTCCCTTGCGTGAAGCTACCTACCGCTGACCTCCAtaggtcagaagtccatgttGTTGTCCACAAAAGTCCACCCTTGTCTTTGCAGGCAGACAATAAGTGCAGGAAAGCTTTATCTCTGTCTCTTGCTTCTGTAGCATGCCTATAAACCAGACTAACTGGGCTGTTTGCTTGGGGAAAGATCACAGCTAACTTTCATCCTAAGTCTCTTCATCAGGAAATCAGAGGGCTGCTTATTATCATCCATTTGCCTGCTTCAGTGCTGTGTCCCTCTCATGTGCAAAACAAGGACCATCTTATGACCCTTTGCCAAGAGCCTTGTAATTCTTGCACGTGTGTCCTCCCACCTGAAGCTCTCCCTCACTGGCAAGTCCTGACCCCACTGACCGCACCTCTAAATGCGTCttgcctcc
The Mycteria americana isolate JAX WOST 10 ecotype Jacksonville Zoo and Gardens chromosome 3, USCA_MyAme_1.0, whole genome shotgun sequence genome window above contains:
- the LOC142407237 gene encoding calpain-2 catalytic subunit isoform X1, translating into MAGMAAAVAKERAAAAGAGRHGRAVPYLGQDFGALRQECLQEGRLFQDPSFPAGPTALGYRELGPSSYKTQGVVWRRPTELCSSPQFIAGGATRTDICQGALGDCWLLAAIASLTLNEEILARVVPKDQSFQDKYAGIFHFQFWQYGEWVDVVVDDRLPTKNGELLFVHSAEGSEFWSALLEKAYAKLNGSYESLSGGTTTEGFEDFTGGIAEWYELQKAPPNLFKIIQKALQKGSLLGCSIDITSAAETEAVTSQKLVKGHAYSVTGAEEVNFRGTVQKLIRIRNPWGEVEWTGKWNDNCPNWSGVDPEVRERLTRRHEDGEFWMAFNDFLRHYSRLEICNLTPDTLASDRYKKWSLLKLDGNWRRGATAGGCRNYPNTFWTNPQYLIKLEEEDEDPDDPERGCTFLIGLIQKHRRKQRKMGEDMHTIGFAIYEASKAFSGQTNIHLSKNFFLTNKAREKSNTFINLREVLNRFKLPAGEYIVVPSTFEPNKNGDFCLRVFSEKNANSTVIDDEIEANFEETEISEDDIEPSFKKLFGQLAGSDAEISAFELRNILNKVIAKRQDIKSDGFSIETCKIMVDLLDNDGSGKLGLKEFHTLWTKIQKYQKIYREIDVDRSGTMNSYEMRRALEAAGFKLNCQLHQIIVARFADEDLIIDFDNFVRCLIRLETLFKMFRKLDTEKTGTIELNLVNWLCFTVI
- the LOC142407237 gene encoding calpain-2 catalytic subunit isoform X2, with protein sequence MAGMAAAVAKERAAAAGAGRHGRAVPYLGQDFGALRQECLQEGRLFQDPSFPAGPTALGYRELGPSSYKTQGVVWRRPTELCSSPQFIAGGATRTDICQGALGDCWLLAAIASLTLNEEILARVVPKDQSFQDKYAGIFHFQFWQYGEWVDVVVDDRLPTKNGELLFVHSAEGSEFWSALLEKAYAKLNGSYESLSGGTTTEGFEDFTGGIAEWYELQKAPPNLFKIIQKALQKGSLLGCSIDITSAAETEAVTSQKLVKGHAYSVTGAEEVNFRGTVQKLIRIRNPWGEVEWTGKWNDNCPNWSGVDPEVRERLTRRHEDGEFWMAFNDFLRHYSRLEICNLTPDTLASDRYKKWSLLKLDGNWRRGATAGGCRNYPNTFWTNPQYLIKLEEEDEDPDDPERGCTFLIGLIQKHRRKQRKMGEDMHTIGFAIYEVPPEFSGQTNIHLSKNFFLTNKAREKSNTFINLREVLNRFKLPAGEYIVVPSTFEPNKNGDFCLRVFSEKNANSTVIDDEIEANFEETEISEDDIEPSFKKLFGQLAGSDAEISAFELRNILNKVIAKRQDIKSDGFSIETCKIMVDLLDNDGSGKLGLKEFHTLWTKIQKYQKIYREIDVDRSGTMNSYEMRRALEAAGFKLNCQLHQIIVARFADEDLIIDFDNFVRCLIRLETLFKMFRKLDTEKTGTIELNLVNWLCFTVI